One genomic segment of Rhizobium viscosum includes these proteins:
- a CDS encoding M14 family metallopeptidase: MSDKSRKGIDRRDLLIASIATVGASAALAASAGAANAEEAAKPAANPAAGTVYTGDVIQGKKVVSALDVDDLEPGQKHFLYFQGAQMPTGQHWYVSVTVAKGARPGKRGILTSGVHGDEMSNIHTVQTVMNQLDPAQMSGTVMAVTDVARPAIESMQRRWPNQGRGVDLIDMNREWPGNENGASAPSRHAGLLFNRLLRPNADFAIDFHTGTTGFEVTAFNIGGMDVPEVKAMLELYPVGQIFDNHVYPGVLHNAFMDVGIPSFTPEIGAARVLDLEMISLFVEGTMNVLKHHGIVAGPMGRTGKDVNVFVGNSAFPILATQGGIVEHLVKLNDKVEPGQKVAIQRNSFGEVVAEYTSGVAGEITGQRSDAMSEPGNPLVFILFHKAALEGAEAYPE; the protein is encoded by the coding sequence ATGTCGGACAAATCGAGGAAAGGCATCGATCGCCGCGATCTCCTGATCGCTTCCATTGCCACGGTCGGTGCGTCGGCGGCCTTGGCCGCCAGCGCCGGTGCTGCGAATGCAGAGGAGGCAGCCAAACCCGCTGCCAATCCTGCCGCAGGGACGGTCTATACCGGCGATGTCATCCAGGGGAAAAAGGTCGTCAGCGCGCTCGACGTCGATGATCTGGAGCCCGGGCAGAAGCATTTCCTGTATTTTCAGGGTGCGCAGATGCCCACGGGGCAGCACTGGTATGTGTCCGTGACGGTCGCCAAGGGGGCAAGGCCGGGCAAACGCGGCATCCTGACCAGCGGTGTGCATGGCGACGAAATGAGCAATATTCATACGGTCCAGACCGTGATGAACCAGCTCGATCCGGCGCAGATGTCCGGCACGGTCATGGCGGTCACCGACGTGGCGCGCCCGGCCATTGAAAGCATGCAGCGCAGGTGGCCCAATCAGGGCAGGGGCGTGGATCTGATCGATATGAACAGGGAATGGCCGGGGAACGAGAACGGTGCCTCCGCGCCCAGCCGGCATGCCGGGCTGCTGTTCAACCGGCTGCTGCGGCCGAACGCCGACTTCGCGATCGACTTCCACACCGGCACAACCGGGTTCGAAGTCACCGCATTCAATATTGGCGGCATGGATGTGCCCGAGGTCAAGGCCATGCTGGAGCTCTATCCCGTCGGCCAGATCTTCGACAACCATGTCTATCCCGGTGTCCTGCATAACGCATTTATGGACGTGGGCATCCCCTCCTTTACGCCGGAGATCGGTGCTGCCCGCGTTCTGGACCTCGAGATGATCTCGCTGTTCGTGGAAGGCACGATGAACGTCCTCAAGCATCACGGCATCGTGGCCGGGCCGATGGGCCGGACAGGCAAGGACGTGAATGTCTTCGTCGGCAACAGTGCGTTCCCGATCCTGGCAACCCAGGGCGGGATCGTCGAGCATCTGGTCAAGCTCAACGACAAGGTCGAACCCGGACAGAAGGTGGCCATCCAGCGCAACAGCTTCGGCGAAGTGGTCGCGGAATATACGAGCGGTGTGGCCGGAGAGATAACGGGCCAGCGCAGCGATGCAATGTCCGAGCCCGGCAACCCCCTGGTCTTCATCCTCTTCCACAAGGCGGCGCTGGAGGGCGCTGAGGCCTATCCCGAGTAA
- a CDS encoding ABC transporter permease yields MEPATTTSLGRAPPQLVGGWEAGLLLFLALLYIGGALVNPAFFGSTEGLHALLRDTSRVGIIAVGMTFVIVNRDLDLSVGSTYGLIAVVFARLFAPSFLDFGVIPSAILCVLLGTAIGLVNGVLVTILKVPAFIATLTMLFIGRGFVLALTHGQAIYYSDKARDYPLSFHLGETNLLGFNNQIAIFFLVAIVGAFVLAKTRWGYETFATGGNEQAAVYAGIRTRWVRIRAYLLSSLCATLAALLSAAQDKGVTPLYGVSWELTIIASVVIGGASILGGRGRVIGSCLGAAVVVLIDKVLREGWPITRTVVIDGQSIAVGAKFTLPAGAVLVFLGLLLVIAVLIEPILIRRQVAARLWAWLRGRPPPPAYEIGGVAIEGVQTKGAMATDMALSATGLGKFLARRDALAIILTVVLWLTGLALRPDYWWNLPNTFAILLNYTELALIAVGLTYVIAAGDIDLSVGAVLALAGSTAAYFLKVLGADPLTAVAMGLFAGMTAGAVNAMVVVGFKLPAFIATLGMFYIARGLAAWFVAGQQLTGWPEGYNLLGRKVNDVLLHFGLALPPGIVRTVAEVVSIQTIWMFFVAVIAGIMLAYTPFGLKVCAAGGNVRAAAYAGINTNRVRFISLMLSALCATMAGIINVAYFRSFNPVAGQFRELDAIASVIIGGGSIFGGYGTMIGSLAGAAVITLVRALLQLNVQGFSMPQHWINVFIGVILIVAVLIDIWVRQANLFGRLRTWLRRGAPTGDSSHG; encoded by the coding sequence ATGGAGCCCGCCACGACGACATCGCTCGGCCGTGCGCCACCCCAGCTCGTCGGCGGCTGGGAGGCGGGGCTCCTCCTGTTTCTTGCGCTGCTCTATATCGGCGGGGCTCTCGTCAATCCGGCCTTCTTCGGATCGACGGAAGGCCTTCACGCGCTTCTGCGCGATACGTCCCGCGTGGGGATCATCGCGGTCGGGATGACTTTCGTCATCGTCAACAGGGATCTCGATCTTTCGGTCGGTTCGACCTACGGTCTCATCGCCGTCGTCTTCGCCAGGCTTTTTGCCCCGAGCTTTCTCGATTTCGGCGTGATCCCATCGGCGATCCTCTGTGTACTGCTGGGCACGGCGATCGGCTTGGTCAACGGTGTGCTCGTCACCATCCTGAAAGTGCCTGCCTTCATCGCGACGCTGACGATGCTCTTCATCGGTCGCGGCTTCGTGCTCGCGCTCACGCATGGTCAGGCGATCTATTACTCCGACAAGGCGAGAGACTATCCGCTCTCCTTCCACCTGGGCGAGACGAATCTCCTCGGTTTCAACAACCAGATCGCGATCTTCTTCCTCGTCGCCATAGTTGGGGCCTTTGTGCTTGCCAAGACCCGCTGGGGCTATGAGACTTTCGCCACCGGCGGAAACGAGCAGGCGGCGGTCTATGCCGGCATTCGTACACGCTGGGTGCGCATTCGCGCCTATCTGCTCTCCTCGCTTTGCGCGACCCTTGCAGCTCTCCTGTCGGCCGCGCAGGACAAGGGTGTCACCCCGCTCTATGGCGTCAGCTGGGAACTCACCATTATCGCATCCGTCGTCATCGGCGGAGCATCGATCCTTGGCGGGCGCGGGCGCGTGATCGGGTCCTGCCTGGGTGCTGCGGTCGTCGTGCTGATCGACAAGGTGCTGCGCGAGGGATGGCCGATCACGCGCACCGTCGTGATCGACGGTCAAAGCATCGCAGTCGGCGCCAAGTTCACACTTCCTGCTGGTGCCGTGCTGGTTTTCCTCGGTCTCCTTCTCGTCATCGCCGTGCTGATCGAGCCCATCCTTATCAGGCGCCAGGTTGCGGCCCGGCTATGGGCATGGCTGCGCGGCCGGCCGCCTCCGCCGGCCTACGAGATCGGCGGCGTGGCGATTGAAGGTGTCCAGACCAAGGGGGCGATGGCGACCGACATGGCGCTATCCGCCACCGGGCTCGGCAAGTTTCTCGCCCGCCGCGATGCTCTCGCCATCATCCTGACCGTCGTGTTGTGGCTGACGGGCCTCGCGCTCAGGCCGGACTACTGGTGGAACCTGCCCAACACCTTCGCCATCCTGCTCAACTATACGGAACTCGCTCTCATTGCGGTCGGGCTCACCTATGTCATCGCAGCCGGCGATATCGATCTCTCGGTCGGTGCGGTGCTTGCCCTTGCCGGCAGCACGGCGGCCTATTTCCTGAAAGTGCTCGGCGCCGACCCGCTCACTGCCGTGGCGATGGGCCTGTTTGCGGGGATGACCGCCGGCGCCGTCAACGCCATGGTGGTCGTCGGCTTCAAACTGCCTGCCTTCATCGCCACGCTCGGCATGTTCTACATTGCCCGGGGCCTCGCCGCCTGGTTCGTCGCGGGACAGCAGCTGACCGGCTGGCCCGAGGGCTATAACCTGCTCGGACGCAAGGTGAACGACGTTCTCCTGCATTTCGGCCTTGCGCTGCCACCGGGGATCGTCCGCACGGTGGCCGAGGTCGTCAGCATCCAGACGATCTGGATGTTTTTCGTTGCCGTGATCGCCGGTATCATGCTTGCCTATACGCCGTTCGGGCTGAAGGTCTGTGCGGCCGGCGGCAATGTGCGCGCCGCTGCCTATGCCGGCATCAACACCAACCGCGTGCGCTTCATCTCGCTCATGCTCTCGGCGCTCTGCGCAACCATGGCCGGGATCATCAACGTCGCCTATTTTCGCAGCTTCAACCCGGTTGCCGGCCAGTTTCGCGAGCTCGACGCGATCGCTTCCGTCATCATCGGCGGCGGATCGATCTTCGGCGGTTACGGCACGATGATCGGCTCGCTTGCGGGTGCCGCCGTCATCACGCTCGTGCGGGCCTTGCTTCAACTCAATGTCCAGGGCTTCAGCATGCCGCAGCACTGGATCAACGTGTTTATCGGCGTCATCCTGATCGTCGCGGTGCTGATCGACATATGGGTGCGCCAGGCCAATCTATTCGGGCGCCTGCGAACCTGGCTGAGAAGAGGGGCGCCAACAGGAGACAGCAGTCATGGCTGA
- a CDS encoding ATP-binding cassette domain-containing protein, with protein sequence MAEATPTAPIVEMRGIEKAFGAVQALRKVDLTLYPGEILGLVGDNSAGKSTLMKILTGAYQRDAGDILVAGQPVRFKSPHESRDVGIEMIYQDFALCGNMDVGQNIFLGRWPLKGPFVNRRKMYAEADSVLKRLKVDVNSVYQKVESLSGGRQQSVAIARAISFEPRVVILDEPTANLSVMATDRLLETMLELKRQGVAQIIISHRLVDIFAVGDRVMVLKRGEYVGDRYIGNTDEQEVLEIIVSGTRESALTADEARNS encoded by the coding sequence ATGGCTGAGGCGACACCAACAGCGCCGATCGTGGAAATGCGGGGCATCGAAAAGGCCTTCGGGGCCGTGCAGGCGCTTCGCAAGGTGGATCTCACGCTTTATCCCGGCGAGATCCTCGGCCTTGTCGGCGACAATTCCGCCGGCAAATCGACGCTCATGAAGATCCTGACCGGTGCCTATCAGCGCGATGCGGGCGATATCCTCGTCGCCGGGCAACCGGTGCGGTTCAAGAGCCCGCATGAGAGCCGCGACGTCGGCATCGAGATGATCTACCAGGATTTCGCGCTCTGCGGCAACATGGATGTCGGCCAGAATATCTTCCTGGGCCGCTGGCCGCTCAAGGGCCCCTTCGTCAACCGGCGGAAGATGTATGCGGAAGCCGACAGCGTGCTGAAACGGCTCAAGGTCGACGTGAATTCCGTCTATCAGAAGGTCGAAAGCCTGTCGGGCGGCCGCCAGCAATCCGTCGCGATCGCCCGTGCAATCTCGTTCGAGCCGCGCGTCGTGATCCTCGACGAGCCGACGGCCAACCTTTCCGTGATGGCGACGGACCGGCTGCTCGAAACCATGCTGGAACTGAAGAGACAGGGCGTCGCCCAGATCATCATCTCACACCGTCTGGTCGATATCTTTGCCGTGGGTGATCGCGTCATGGTTCTCAAGCGCGGCGAATATGTCGGCGATCGCTACATAGGGAATACCGACGAGCAGGAAGTGCTTGAAATTATCGTTTCCGGCACGCGGGAGAGCGCGCTGACAGCCGATGAGGCAAGAAACAGCTGA
- a CDS encoding MBL fold metallo-hydrolase, whose protein sequence is MLNRRTTLMTIAAAAVAISVASSAVAEDKSALSWQAFKANEAGFLRAPVLVSGKTEAVLIDSSFSFSDGKLVADAIKASGKRLTTVYITTNDPDYYFGLAPVHEAFPDARILAAPDTVALMREKAEGKIKAWSPVLGNDGPKAVSELIFPEATDVTSLSVDGEKLEIVTAPGIKDRGRYIWVPSLKAVFGGVAVFGGMYPWVADLPAADDRKAWRAALDGILARNPKIVVPGHTTAAWPTDASGVTYTRDYLIAFEAEAAKAADSKALIEAMKKLYPNDAMPISLELGAKVAKGEISWGE, encoded by the coding sequence ATGCTCAACCGCCGTACCACCCTCATGACGATCGCCGCCGCCGCGGTCGCGATCTCCGTCGCCTCATCAGCTGTCGCTGAGGACAAGTCCGCGCTGTCGTGGCAAGCCTTCAAGGCCAACGAAGCCGGCTTCCTGCGCGCGCCCGTTCTTGTCTCGGGCAAGACCGAGGCCGTTCTCATAGATTCGAGCTTCAGCTTCTCCGACGGCAAGCTCGTCGCCGACGCCATCAAGGCGAGCGGCAAGCGGCTGACCACGGTCTACATCACAACCAACGATCCCGACTACTATTTCGGCCTGGCACCCGTCCATGAGGCCTTTCCAGACGCTCGAATCCTTGCCGCTCCGGACACCGTGGCGCTGATGCGCGAGAAGGCCGAAGGCAAGATCAAGGCGTGGTCGCCCGTTCTCGGCAACGACGGCCCGAAGGCGGTTTCCGAGTTGATTTTCCCGGAAGCGACTGACGTCACCTCCTTGTCGGTCGACGGCGAGAAGCTCGAGATCGTGACTGCGCCTGGTATCAAGGACCGCGGCCGGTACATCTGGGTGCCGTCGCTCAAGGCCGTTTTCGGCGGCGTCGCGGTATTCGGCGGCATGTACCCGTGGGTGGCCGATCTGCCTGCTGCCGACGATCGGAAAGCGTGGAGGGCCGCGCTCGATGGAATCCTCGCCCGCAACCCGAAGATCGTGGTGCCCGGGCACACTACCGCCGCATGGCCGACCGACGCGTCGGGCGTGACCTACACCCGCGACTACCTGATCGCATTCGAGGCGGAAGCTGCCAAAGCCGCGGATTCGAAGGCTTTGATCGAGGCCATGAAGAAGCTCTATCCCAATGACGCAATGCCCATTTCGCTCGAACTCGGTGCGAAGGTCGCCAAGGGTGAGATAAGCTGGGGCGAGTGA
- a CDS encoding LysR family transcriptional regulator → MDRITAAKVLLKTVERGSASAAAEELGMSRAMASRYIASIEEWSGTRLLHRTTRQLSLTSAGERVLELCKEMARVADAVTEVAVHSDTPHGLLRVTAPGILAEAQLISLFSEFAVQYPRIKIDLQISDRSVDLVQDRIDVAIRIANHLDPSLIAKRLGQCPSRLYASVKYLKDHGEPASLEDLKAHRCLTYTHLGGAEWVLRRGESEVTIPVSGSFQTNEALALRRATLSGLGIAMLPRFSADNEVLAGRLAVVLPEWEPTSLGIHALYVSRRHLPMAARALIDFLSEKLENSFHLGSDVTA, encoded by the coding sequence ATGGACCGCATCACGGCCGCAAAGGTACTGTTGAAGACCGTGGAGCGGGGCAGCGCCTCGGCGGCTGCGGAAGAACTCGGGATGTCGCGCGCCATGGCTTCGCGCTACATCGCCTCGATCGAGGAATGGTCGGGGACAAGGCTGCTTCACCGTACCACGCGACAGCTCAGCCTGACTTCGGCCGGAGAGCGGGTTCTGGAACTCTGCAAGGAGATGGCGCGTGTCGCCGACGCGGTGACGGAAGTGGCAGTTCATTCAGACACGCCGCATGGTCTTCTGCGGGTGACTGCCCCGGGTATTCTCGCAGAGGCGCAGCTCATATCTCTCTTCTCGGAATTTGCAGTGCAGTATCCGCGGATCAAGATCGATCTTCAGATCTCGGACAGATCGGTAGACCTTGTGCAGGATCGCATCGACGTCGCGATACGCATCGCGAACCATCTCGATCCGTCCCTGATCGCAAAGCGCCTTGGCCAGTGTCCCTCGCGCCTGTACGCCTCCGTCAAATACCTGAAAGACCACGGGGAGCCTGCCTCGCTCGAAGACCTGAAGGCACATCGGTGCCTGACATATACCCATCTGGGCGGGGCGGAGTGGGTCCTGAGGAGGGGCGAGTCGGAAGTGACCATACCGGTTTCCGGAAGCTTCCAGACAAACGAGGCCCTGGCTCTGAGACGGGCCACGCTGTCTGGCCTCGGCATAGCCATGCTTCCGCGGTTCTCGGCCGACAATGAAGTCCTGGCGGGGAGGCTCGCCGTGGTACTGCCGGAGTGGGAGCCGACGTCGCTCGGCATCCATGCCCTCTACGTTTCCCGGCGACACCTGCCGATGGCGGCACGGGCTCTCATCGACTTTCTTTCGGAAAAGCTCGAGAACTCTTTCCACCTAGGTTCGGACGTCACCGCGTGA
- a CDS encoding DsbA family protein — protein MTNDIELRYFFDPFCGWCYASAPALAGLADRFRDKLKMLPSGLFVGGRPISSIADHAWRNDQRIQSLTGQRFSEEYHQNVLLAPDGVFDSGPATLALTALGEQDAALEPHLLHAMQIARYVGGRDTSNIDEVATVAAKVATEHGIELEADAFSNRLRNDAALRERTLERMEEAQSQMNSLGIRGVPQLVAVVDGKRHVIDGEALYHGPERLLAVIADLAIPA, from the coding sequence ATGACCAACGATATCGAACTTCGGTACTTCTTCGACCCGTTCTGCGGCTGGTGCTACGCAAGCGCACCCGCGCTTGCCGGTCTTGCCGACAGGTTCCGCGACAAGCTCAAGATGCTCCCATCGGGGCTGTTCGTGGGAGGGCGGCCGATCTCGTCGATCGCAGATCACGCATGGCGCAACGACCAGCGCATCCAGAGCCTCACGGGGCAGAGGTTTTCGGAGGAGTATCATCAGAACGTCCTCCTTGCTCCTGATGGCGTCTTCGACTCCGGCCCCGCCACACTGGCATTGACTGCTCTCGGCGAGCAGGATGCTGCGCTGGAACCACACCTCCTGCACGCCATGCAGATCGCCCGCTATGTCGGGGGACGCGATACGTCCAATATCGACGAAGTCGCCACGGTCGCGGCCAAGGTTGCCACCGAGCACGGGATCGAGCTTGAGGCCGACGCCTTCTCGAACCGGCTCCGAAACGACGCCGCTCTGCGCGAGCGGACCCTGGAGCGGATGGAAGAGGCGCAGAGCCAGATGAATTCGCTCGGCATCCGCGGCGTCCCGCAGCTTGTCGCGGTCGTCGACGGCAAGCGGCACGTCATCGATGGGGAAGCCCTCTATCACGGTCCGGAACGCCTCCTGGCGGTGATCGCCGACCTCGCCATACCAGCTTGA
- a CDS encoding NAD(P)-dependent oxidoreductase: MKIALIGASGQAGSRILSELSSRGHAVTAIARDPSKVASLPSVVAVAGDIDAPEALAKVLAGHDAVISSVHFSAADPDKLLGAVKASGVRRYYVVGGAGSLEVAPGVLLVNTPEFPALYKAEAQGGLDYLNQLKAEEGLDWTFLSPSASFVPGERTGAFRLGTDQLLTNEKGSSISFEDFAVALVDEIEAPAHVRMRFTVGY, translated from the coding sequence ATGAAGATCGCACTCATCGGAGCTTCCGGCCAGGCCGGCTCCCGCATTCTTTCGGAACTGTCCTCGCGCGGACACGCCGTCACCGCGATTGCGCGCGACCCCTCGAAGGTCGCTTCGCTGCCCAGCGTCGTCGCCGTTGCAGGCGACATCGACGCTCCGGAAGCTCTGGCAAAAGTCCTGGCCGGCCACGACGCCGTGATCAGCTCGGTGCACTTCTCCGCAGCCGATCCCGACAAGCTGCTCGGCGCGGTCAAAGCGTCCGGCGTTCGCCGCTACTACGTGGTCGGCGGTGCCGGAAGCCTCGAAGTCGCTCCTGGCGTCCTTCTGGTCAACACGCCCGAGTTTCCGGCGCTCTACAAGGCCGAAGCGCAGGGCGGCCTCGACTACCTCAACCAGCTCAAGGCCGAGGAAGGGCTCGACTGGACCTTCCTGTCTCCCTCTGCGTCGTTCGTGCCCGGTGAGCGCACGGGCGCCTTCCGCCTCGGCACGGACCAGCTCCTGACGAACGAGAAAGGCAGCAGCATATCGTTCGAAGACTTCGCCGTTGCGCTGGTCGACGAGATTGAGGCTCCGGCGCATGTCAGGATGCGTTTCACCGTCGGCTACTGA
- a CDS encoding substrate-binding domain-containing protein: MRRVLFYAASAAILSLGVAHAFAQSGSVEKAVGGYNFEEAAKEAPGTKDFHSADGHLTFAIVTHTAGNGFFDPVYVGAIAAGNMIGAKILLLGSESPVDDPAREIEILNQIIQDPTIDGIIMTTPQTGAYNDIVKAAEAAGIPVATTNSFDGTILHRSAISHTGQDASAAAIGGEALANCVLASGAAGGSIVLPSSTAMGNIEVNNRVTAAFNAIVKTLKDAGKLDAFKVDAGPENVGIDTNPNDPVNALVSLFESRGDVVGAFTANNVFTPPLVKAVAQMGKTGKFCAYGFDLGPAQQEGIAAGNLTGSLGQQPFLQGFWPVMQLYLQIDRGISAANLDTRAQLVTKDNVAKVGKRFEN, from the coding sequence ATGAGGCGGGTATTGTTCTACGCGGCATCGGCCGCGATACTGTCGCTCGGTGTAGCGCATGCATTTGCGCAGTCGGGCAGTGTAGAGAAAGCGGTTGGCGGCTACAACTTCGAGGAAGCCGCAAAAGAGGCCCCCGGCACGAAGGATTTCCATTCGGCTGACGGTCATTTGACCTTCGCGATAGTAACGCACACGGCAGGCAATGGCTTCTTCGACCCTGTCTATGTCGGCGCGATCGCCGCCGGCAATATGATCGGCGCCAAGATATTGCTGCTCGGTTCGGAATCGCCGGTGGACGACCCCGCCCGCGAGATCGAGATCCTGAACCAGATCATTCAGGACCCGACGATCGACGGCATCATCATGACGACGCCGCAGACCGGCGCCTATAACGACATCGTCAAGGCTGCCGAGGCGGCCGGCATCCCGGTCGCGACGACCAACTCGTTCGACGGAACCATTCTGCACCGGAGCGCGATCAGCCACACCGGGCAGGATGCGTCGGCGGCGGCAATCGGCGGCGAGGCGCTCGCCAATTGCGTGCTTGCCAGTGGCGCTGCCGGTGGTTCGATCGTGCTGCCGTCCTCCACCGCGATGGGCAATATCGAGGTGAACAACCGTGTCACCGCCGCCTTCAATGCCATCGTCAAGACGTTGAAGGATGCCGGCAAGCTCGATGCCTTCAAGGTTGACGCCGGTCCGGAGAATGTCGGCATCGACACGAACCCGAACGATCCCGTCAACGCCCTTGTTTCGCTCTTCGAGTCCCGCGGTGACGTGGTCGGCGCCTTCACGGCCAACAACGTCTTTACGCCGCCGCTCGTCAAGGCGGTTGCCCAGATGGGGAAGACCGGCAAGTTCTGCGCTTATGGCTTCGATCTCGGCCCGGCACAGCAGGAAGGCATCGCAGCGGGGAACCTGACCGGCTCGCTCGGCCAGCAGCCTTTCCTGCAGGGCTTCTGGCCTGTCATGCAGCTCTATCTCCAGATCGATCGCGGTATCTCAGCCGCCAATCTCGACACGCGTGCCCAGCTGGTGACGAAGGATAACGTCGCCAAGGTCGGCAAGCGCTTCGAGAACTGA
- a CDS encoding SDR family NAD(P)-dependent oxidoreductase encodes MKLCLEGKVAIVTGAGSGIGAAVSRQLANEGAEIVVADLNEDAAHETAAAIVADGGRARVFVVDVTDFEAVQRLVQFAVEECGGLDLAVNNAGVDGVRAAVADYPLDDWHRLMNVNLNSVFYCMKCEIGAMLKSGGGVIVNMSSALGSVALPTAAAYTAAKHGLVGLTKAAAIEYARFGIRINAIGPGWIDTPLLSEHLEAASTRRMAALQPMGRRGTPDEVANLVCFLLSEQASFITGAHYLVDGAYTAH; translated from the coding sequence ATGAAACTTTGCCTGGAAGGAAAAGTCGCGATCGTGACGGGTGCGGGCTCCGGTATCGGGGCTGCCGTTTCCCGACAGCTCGCCAACGAGGGTGCCGAGATCGTCGTTGCCGATCTCAATGAGGATGCTGCGCACGAGACTGCCGCTGCAATTGTTGCGGACGGCGGTCGCGCCCGCGTCTTTGTCGTCGATGTGACCGATTTCGAAGCGGTGCAAAGGCTTGTTCAATTTGCCGTCGAGGAATGCGGCGGTCTCGATCTCGCTGTCAATAATGCCGGGGTCGATGGCGTGCGGGCAGCGGTCGCAGACTATCCGCTCGACGATTGGCACAGATTGATGAACGTCAATCTGAACAGCGTTTTCTACTGCATGAAGTGCGAGATCGGCGCGATGCTGAAATCGGGCGGGGGGGTAATCGTCAACATGTCTTCTGCCCTTGGGTCCGTCGCGTTGCCGACCGCGGCAGCCTATACCGCCGCCAAGCACGGGCTGGTCGGACTGACGAAAGCCGCCGCGATCGAATATGCGCGGTTCGGGATCCGGATCAATGCCATCGGTCCCGGCTGGATCGATACGCCCCTCCTGTCGGAACATCTGGAGGCAGCGAGCACGCGCCGGATGGCAGCGCTCCAGCCAATGGGAAGGCGCGGCACGCCGGACGAGGTTGCAAATCTCGTCTGCTTCCTCCTGTCTGAACAGGCAAGCTTCATTACAGGCGCTCACTACCTGGTGGATGGCGCCTATACTGCGCATTAA